In one window of Larimichthys crocea isolate SSNF unplaced genomic scaffold, L_crocea_2.0 scaffold100, whole genome shotgun sequence DNA:
- the selenbp1 gene encoding methanethiol oxidase isoform X1, with protein MDSCSGCGPGYRSPLEAMKGRREEIVYLPCIYRNTDILKPDYLATVDVDPKSSTYCQVIHRLPMPNLRDELHHSGWNACSSCFGDASKKRNRLILPALMSSRIYVVDVGTNPRAPQIHKMVEPIELYWKSGLANPHTSHCLGNGQIMISCIGDPAGNNKGGFVLLDGETFEVVGNWEHPGEAAPFGYDFWYQPRHNVMISSEWGAPKALVDGFNPAHVKEGLYGTSLHVWDWTTHRKLQSLHLGEEGAVPLEVRFLHDPDATEGYVGCALGGTVFRFYKTPEGDWAVEKVIHVPNKKVEGWVLPEMPGLITDILISLDDRFLYFSNWLHGDIRQYDITDRRKPRLVGQVFLGGSIISDGPIRVVEDPENQPQPHPRIIKGRHVPGGPQMLQLSLDGLRLYVTTSLYSGWDKQFYPDMMREGSVMMQIDVDSVKGGLTLNENFLVDFGKEPDGPVLAHEVRYPGGDCTSDIWL; from the exons ATGG ataGTTGTTCAGGATGTGGACCCGGATACCGCAGCCCACTGGAGGCCATGAAGG gACGTCGGGAGGAGATCGTCTACCTGCCCTGTATCTACCGTAACACTGACATCCTGAAACCGGACTACCTCGCCACCGTTGACGTTGACCCGAAATCCTCCACCTACTGTCAG GTCATCCACCGGCTGCCAATGCCGAACCTTCGTGACGAACTGCATCACTCCGGCTGGAACGCATGCAGCAGCTGCTTTGGCGACGCCTCCAAGAAGAGGAACCGTCTAATCCTGCCGGCGCTCATGTCGTCCAGAATCTACGTGGTTGACGTCGGGACAAACCCTCGAGCGCCACAGATACACAAG ATGGTCGAGCCCATCGAGCTGTACTGGAAGTCTGGACTGGCCAACCCGCACACCTCCCACTGCCTGGGCAATGGACAGATCATGATCAGCTGCATCGGAGATCCAGCCGGCAACAACAAAG GTGGCTTCGTCCTGCTGGACGGCGAGACGTTTGAGGTGGTCGGTAACTGGGAGCACCCGGGTGAAGCGGCGCCGTTTGGATATGACTTCTGGTACCAACCTCGACACAACGTGATGATCAGCAGCGAGTGGGGAGCGCCCAAAGCTCTGGTGGACGGGTTTAATCCAGCACACGTCAAAGAAG GTCTGTACGGCACCTCCCTCCACGTTTGGGACTGGACCACACACAGGAAGCTGCAGTCGCTCCACCTCGGGGAAGAGGGCGCTGTTCCTCTGGAGGTCCGATTCCTCCACGACCCCGACGCCACCGAGGGCTACGTGGGATGCGCTCTGGGAGGAACCGTGTTCAGGTTCTACAAGACACCG gaagGTGACTGGGCAGTAGAGAAGGTGATCCATGTCCCCAATAAGAAGGTCGAAGGATGGGTGCTGCCTGAGATGCCTg gtctgATCACAGACATCCTGATCTCATTGGACGATCGGTTCCTGTACTTCAGTAATTGGCTGCACGGTGACATCAGACAGTATGACATCACAGACAGGAGGAAGCCACGATTGGTCGGCCAG GTGTTTCTGGGAGGAAGTATCATCAGTGATGGTCCAATCAGAGTCGTGGAAGACCCCGAGAACCAGCCGCAGCCCCACCCACGCATCATCAAG gggAGGCATGTCCCTGGTGGTCCTCAGATGTTACAGTTGAGTTTGGACGGTCTCAGACTTTATGTGACGACGTCTCTGTACAGCGGCTGGGACAAACAGTTCTACCCCGACATGATGCG agaggGTTCAGTGATGATGCAGATCGATGTGGACTCTGTCAAAGGGGGTCTGACCCTGAATGAAAACTTTCTGGTGGATTTCGGTAAAGAACCCGACGGTCCAGTTCTGGCCCATGAGGTCCGGTATCCTGGTGGAGACTGCACGTCCGACATCTGGctgtga
- the selenbp1 gene encoding methanethiol oxidase isoform X2, protein MPNLRDELHHSGWNACSSCFGDASKKRNRLILPALMSSRIYVVDVGTNPRAPQIHKMVEPIELYWKSGLANPHTSHCLGNGQIMISCIGDPAGNNKGGFVLLDGETFEVVGNWEHPGEAAPFGYDFWYQPRHNVMISSEWGAPKALVDGFNPAHVKEGLYGTSLHVWDWTTHRKLQSLHLGEEGAVPLEVRFLHDPDATEGYVGCALGGTVFRFYKTPEGDWAVEKVIHVPNKKVEGWVLPEMPGLITDILISLDDRFLYFSNWLHGDIRQYDITDRRKPRLVGQVFLGGSIISDGPIRVVEDPENQPQPHPRIIKGRHVPGGPQMLQLSLDGLRLYVTTSLYSGWDKQFYPDMMREGSVMMQIDVDSVKGGLTLNENFLVDFGKEPDGPVLAHEVRYPGGDCTSDIWL, encoded by the exons ATGCCGAACCTTCGTGACGAACTGCATCACTCCGGCTGGAACGCATGCAGCAGCTGCTTTGGCGACGCCTCCAAGAAGAGGAACCGTCTAATCCTGCCGGCGCTCATGTCGTCCAGAATCTACGTGGTTGACGTCGGGACAAACCCTCGAGCGCCACAGATACACAAG ATGGTCGAGCCCATCGAGCTGTACTGGAAGTCTGGACTGGCCAACCCGCACACCTCCCACTGCCTGGGCAATGGACAGATCATGATCAGCTGCATCGGAGATCCAGCCGGCAACAACAAAG GTGGCTTCGTCCTGCTGGACGGCGAGACGTTTGAGGTGGTCGGTAACTGGGAGCACCCGGGTGAAGCGGCGCCGTTTGGATATGACTTCTGGTACCAACCTCGACACAACGTGATGATCAGCAGCGAGTGGGGAGCGCCCAAAGCTCTGGTGGACGGGTTTAATCCAGCACACGTCAAAGAAG GTCTGTACGGCACCTCCCTCCACGTTTGGGACTGGACCACACACAGGAAGCTGCAGTCGCTCCACCTCGGGGAAGAGGGCGCTGTTCCTCTGGAGGTCCGATTCCTCCACGACCCCGACGCCACCGAGGGCTACGTGGGATGCGCTCTGGGAGGAACCGTGTTCAGGTTCTACAAGACACCG gaagGTGACTGGGCAGTAGAGAAGGTGATCCATGTCCCCAATAAGAAGGTCGAAGGATGGGTGCTGCCTGAGATGCCTg gtctgATCACAGACATCCTGATCTCATTGGACGATCGGTTCCTGTACTTCAGTAATTGGCTGCACGGTGACATCAGACAGTATGACATCACAGACAGGAGGAAGCCACGATTGGTCGGCCAG GTGTTTCTGGGAGGAAGTATCATCAGTGATGGTCCAATCAGAGTCGTGGAAGACCCCGAGAACCAGCCGCAGCCCCACCCACGCATCATCAAG gggAGGCATGTCCCTGGTGGTCCTCAGATGTTACAGTTGAGTTTGGACGGTCTCAGACTTTATGTGACGACGTCTCTGTACAGCGGCTGGGACAAACAGTTCTACCCCGACATGATGCG agaggGTTCAGTGATGATGCAGATCGATGTGGACTCTGTCAAAGGGGGTCTGACCCTGAATGAAAACTTTCTGGTGGATTTCGGTAAAGAACCCGACGGTCCAGTTCTGGCCCATGAGGTCCGGTATCCTGGTGGAGACTGCACGTCCGACATCTGGctgtga